A single Nicotiana tabacum cultivar K326 chromosome 5, ASM71507v2, whole genome shotgun sequence DNA region contains:
- the LOC107761457 gene encoding E3 ubiquitin-protein ligase AIRP2, whose amino-acid sequence MWQNQTSSFRESIKALEADIQHANTMAAALPRDLDGDCVQMKVSYGFLAPFLLFLIEWMDYSCLDNLVTCLGLLHILVYRVYVDGIPTMSPQERKATIREFYAIIYPSLKQLEGNLVELMKENGKITQLSHTWNGEGVEEKRQSCKGIEGEEECDICMETGAKVVLPNCGHSMCVVCFHDWYIRSQSCPFCRGSLKRVSSGDLWVLTSDCDVVDRTVLAQENLRRFYLYIDKLPLAVPDTNVMLYDYMI is encoded by the exons ATGTGGCAGAATCAGACTTCTTCCTTTAGAGAATCCATCAAAGCCCTTGAAGCTGATATTCAACATGCCAATACTAT GGCAGCAGCTCTTCCGCGGGATCTCGATGGGGATTGTGTTCAGATGAAAGTTTCCTACGGCTTTCTTGCTCCCTTCTTGCTATTTCTGATAGAATGGATGGATTATAGTTGCTTAGATAATCTTGTTACTTGTTTAGGCCTCCTTCACATTCTTGTTTACAGG GTCTATGTTGATGGAATTCCAACAATGTCCCCACAAGAAAGGAAAGCCACGATTAGAGAATTCTACG CCATTATATATCCTTCACTAAAGCAGCTAGAGGGAAATCTAGTGGAATTAATGAAGGAGAATGGTAAAATAACTCAACTCTCTCACACTTGGAATGGAGAAGGAGTGGAAGAGAAGAGACAGTCATGTAAAGGTATAGAGGGAGAAGAAGAATGCGACATATGCATGGAGACTGGCGCCAAGGTGGTTCTGCCTAATTGTGGCCATTCCATGTGTGTTGTCTGTTTCCATGACTG GTACATCCGGTCTCAATCATGCCCTTTTTGCCGAGGTAGTCTAAAGAGAGTGAGCTCTGGAGACTTGTGGGTTCTAACTAGTGACTGCGATGTGGTTGATAGAACTGTACTTGCACAGGAGAACCTAAGGCGCTTCTACCTTTATATTGATAAGTTGCCACTTGCTGTGCCTGACACCAATGTGATGCTTTACGACTATATGATATAG